In Cryptococcus decagattii chromosome 1, complete sequence, the sequence ACAACTGTGAAATGCTCAACAGATGGGCAAGGACCTTGCGCTTGGAAGTCGAAGATACCAAGGCTCTGGATGATTCGATGCGGCTGCTGACTGAATGGCGAGAGTGGGTCCAACAATAGTGCATGCTGGAGTACGCAAGGGTGCTGATATAGTGCAGAGCTCTCCCTCCAACAATGTCAGACCGCTCGATCGCTGGTCGCATCGCTTCGCCAATGTACAGTGTCGAATACGAACAGATTGCTATAATTGAGCAGACCATAGAAATGCTTATAGCGGGTCGCAAACTGCAGCTTGCGACACTTGCGAAAGCCCGGGAAAATACGTCAAGCACTCGCCGGGAATCTGCACGTGATGCTATTCTTGAGGCAGGAAAACACACGCTAGCTTCGGCAGTAAAGTTGGGCTCCGCCAAACTGCTTGGTAGATGTGACATTCGTGAGTACATACCTTTCTAACTACCATGCTAATATTTGTTTAGTCCTGGCATATCGCATATTGATGGCCGGCCGGTTCTTACTAACCAGTCTGTTATCAGCCCGCGCAGATTGCAATGCcaagcaggaagaagaggcaaCCAGGGCAGTCAGAGCAGCTGTCGTACTTCTCCGTCATTTCGCAGACGTATACCCCATCTCGCTTGGCTCCGCTGAAGTCTTGGAGGAAACATGCCGAGGTTGGTCATAGCATGACATGTTACTTACTCGACTCTTTTATTGACCCGAACCAATCGCAGTTTGCCGGGTTAACATTTCTTTGCCTACAGCGACATCTCCTGGTCACCCTCGTCACAATCTGTACGCCTGGCACCGCCCCCTCAGGCTTCGCGACAAGGATTCCAATCAAAAAAGTGGCTATCCTTCTCATGTTCGGTCACCAACAAACGTCATGACTGGAGATGCTGCAGCCGACGCCATAGCGTCCATGTTTTCCCCGGTGGACGCTGGATTTGCGTTAGGTTCCATAGCTTTGCCTTTTCCTGAGACTGGAACAGAAGGGGAAAAACAGCCAGACTTCTCATGGCTGCTTCCAGGTGGTAGTGTCCCTTACTACTTTCCTTCACATCCGTCAGAGTAATGTGGCAGTATACATATTTAATTTCTTGTCTAGAATGCAAGCATTATCTGCATCTTTGCATATGCAATATTTCCTTCTTACTCTGCCCACGGAATTGAGCGACCATCACTTGACACGAACTGCGTGATTTCCCGGTTCAGCTTTTGCTCCTGTCACTTACGCTTGCCATTGATTTGCAGCtgctttttcatttttacCTGAGTTTCCCTATTCCTTCTTTACTTCAACCTTCCCGATGAATTCCCCATAtacctcttccaccttctgCGCCAGTCTGATGTCTTTCCCTGTCACACCTGGCTTCATCTTATTGCCTTTTGTGGGCAAAGGGTATGGGGGGAGAGGAGTATGAGTGTGGGTGGAGATCTCGACAATATAGCCCGTTTGACACTGAGATTGAGTctggaaggagagaagtGAAGGAGAACCAGAGATGTAATCTGACAACGAAGAGATGTGTATCGTTGGGTGATGCTGTCCCCAGAGCATCAGTTATTGCAAGCATACAAGCATGCAAGTCGGCATTAACACACGTCTTGGTCCTCAACCACCTGTCCCACCTGTCCAACGAACTTGAtcaacctcctccatccttcttttccttctcctaGCTCGAACACTCGCACAAGCCGAATCCCTTGCAAATCACCCCTCTCCATAGCCTGTGCGCCATCCAAGACTTCTTCCACTCTGTCCGCTTCCAGAAGCTTCTCTGCACTTTCCAATGCATCTACTCTCCATCCATTGACATGCAACGGCGCGAAATCGGCGAGAAACGCATGGGGTTGTAAAAGTCGGTAGGGCGAAGGACGACGGGCAGGTGAAGGGGTCGATTGGTGCTGGTGCCTTGCTCCGTAACAACTTCGAGTCGCCACTCCCAGGCTACGCAGCTGCCTGAGAGCTCCTGTCGTCTGTAAAATTTCAACGACTGGCCTTgccatcttctttgttCTGGAGTATGCATGCACACCCGTGTATGGCGCAAAGATGGCTTCTTGTGTGCTCGAGGACTCACCAGCGGACATCCCCGCCTTTCCCGATCGGGCAACAATAAATAAGATTTCTATTACTTATGTGACGCAACGACGAGTTGCGCATCAATAGCTATCGGCCGCCTCTCATCTCTATCAGATACCGCCTACCTCCATACACTTGTTATAATGAAGCTAGCCCCCCTCCTCATTCCCTTTATTGCCACAGCAGCCACGGCAGACTTCGCTGGTAATGCCCTCTCCTGGGCCGGCCAGTTGGTCAGCGGTGGACGTGACGCACTTGCCCTCGCCGACGGACCCATCAAGACTATGGACTCTTGGAGCTATGTTGACTGCGGTATGTCGTCCCTTTCTATAGGATGGAAAGCAGGCTGATCATTGCTGGTTGCAGGATTGGCCACTGACGCGGTGTACGCCCcttttcattcttcaaTTCTCGCTGCGTCATGAGGGTTCTGATGCCATACATAGCCAAATCAAGTCAATCACGGTCTCTCCAGACCCTCCTGTCCCCGGAAATAACCTCACTGTGAACGTCAAGGCCGATGTCCTCACAACTATAGAGGTTTGTGCTATGATTTCAAATTGAGCATAATGCGCAAACAATAGGACTTCAAGGTGCTGATTGGCGCGATGTAGGAAGGCGCCTATGCTGACGTCACGGTCAAGCTTGGTTTAATCAAGCTATTGCACAAGGAATTTGACCTCTGTGACGAAGCGTAAGTCTTGTTGCGTCTATAGCGCTAGTTGCTGCTTATGTTACCTTTTACGCAATCCGCTAGCCGTAATGCGAATGCGACTGTCCAGTGTCCTGTTAAGCCCGGTCCCTATTCTGTTTCTCAGATGGTTGAACTTCCAGAGGAAATTCCCAAGGCCAAGTTCGCCGTCATGGTCAGGGGTTACACTGTTGAAGACGAGGACATGCTCTGCTTGGATCTCTTTGTTGATTTTGTTAGTGACATCTGTCTATCGCAAACGTACTGAAAGACAGGGCTGATGGTGTCTATAGATGAAGAAGTAATTCTTGATTCTTCCCAAGAATCAGTGACATTACAGTCGGTCAGATGTGTAAAGTTGTTATTATACCATGCATC encodes:
- a CDS encoding phosphatidylglycerol/phosphatidylinositol transfer protein, which gives rise to MKLAPLLIPFIATAATADFAGNALSWAGQLVSGGRDALALADGPIKTMDSWSYVDCGLATDAVQIKSITVSPDPPVPGNNLTVNVKADVLTTIEEGAYADVTVKLGLIKLLHKEFDLCDEARNANATVQCPVKPGPYSVSQMVELPEEIPKAKFAVMVRGYTVEDEDMLCLDLFVDFMKK